DNA from Halogeometricum sp. S1BR25-6:
GTCATCGCCCAGGGGACGTTCGACATCCTCCACCCCGGTCACGTCCACTACCTGCGCGACGCCGCCGCCCTCGGCGACGAACTGCACGTCATCGTCGCCCGCCGCGAGAACGTCACCCACAAACGAAAGCCCGTCCTGCCGGACCGCCAGCGCCGCGACATGGTCGACGCCCTCGGAGCGGTGACGGAGGCACACCTCGGCCACCGCGAGGACATCTTCGTCCCCATCGAGCGCATCCGCCCGGACGTCATCGTCCTCGGCCACGACCAGCACCACGACGCCGACGGCATCAGCGAGGCCCTCGCCGCCCGCGGCATCGACTGCGAGGTGACGCGCGCCTCCGCGCGCGAACCCGCCTACGAGGACGAACTGCTCTCGACCGGCCGCATCATCGACCGCGTCCTCGAAGAACGGGCGGACGGTTCGGGCCGGAAACGGGACGGGGACCGAGACCGCAGTCGAGACGAGGACGCGTAGCGCCCGAACCCGCAGCGTTGAGTTTCCCCCGCCCGAAGCGACCGCCATGACCGACGACCCGCCGGTGACGTTCCGCGAATCGATGGGGAACACGAGCCTCCGCGTCCGACAGATGGCGGACGACGGCGCGCCGCACGGAACGATGGTCGTCGCCAGCGAACTTACCGCCGCGCGCGGCCGGACGGGGAACGAGTGGGCGGCCCCGCCGGGCGGCGTCTGGACGAGCACTCTCCTCCGGCCCGGCCTCCCCGCAGAGCGGGTCGGCCGCCTCACGTTCGCCGGCGCCGTGGCCGTCGTCGACGCCCTCGAACCCCTCGCCGTCGACGCGCGCCTGAAGTGGCCGAACGACGTCGTCGTCGCGCGCGGGAGCGAGGACGGTCGGCCGAGGAAACTCGCCGGCGTGCTCACCGAACCCGTCGTCGACGGCGTCCCGGTGCCCGGCAAACCCGTCGACGAGGTGTTCGGCGACGACGGCGTCGACGTCGAGTACGTCGTCCTCGGCGTCGGCATCAACGCGAATCTCGACCCCGCCGACCTCGAACTCGACAGGCCGGCGACGACGCTCCGCGCCGAAGTCGGGTCGGTCGACCGGGAGGCGTTGGCCCGCCGACTCCGCGACTCGCTGTGCGCGCGGTGTGCGGCCGCCGAGTCGGACGAGGGGTTCGCCGCACTCCTGGACGAGTGGCGCGACCGCGCGGAGACGCTCGGGTCGCGCGTGAGGGTCCGTCGGCGCGGTGGACCGGACGTCTCCGGCGTCGCGCGCGACGTCTCGGCGCGCGGCGGACTGCTGGTCGAGACCGAGGAGGAAACGGTCGAACTGACCGAGGGAGAGGCGACGCGACTGCGCGAGGGGGAGTGAGTCGGCCGAACGGAGTCGACGAACGGAATCGAACGGGAGGAGAAGAAGTCGGAGCGACGAGGCCGCTATCGCGCCAGCGCGGGTGCCGACGCGGACGCGGGTGCCTCGATGCTACCGCTTCCGCCGCCACCGCTGCTGTTCTGCTGCTCGTCGAGCCAGTTCTGGTACTCCTCCTGTGAGACGACTTCGACGGTGAAGTACATCTGTGAGTGGGAGACGCCGCAGTACTCAGAGCAGTAACCCTGGTACTCCCCCTCCTCGTAGGGCACCGTCTTGATGGTGTTAACCTGGCCCGGGAAGGCGTCCATCTTCAGCGCCAACTCGGGGACGTGGAAGCCGTGTATCACGTCCCTGGAGGTGACTTGGATCACCACCGGCCTGTCCTTCGGCACCACTATCTGCGTGCCCGTGCTGAAGTTACCGTTCTCGGGGTAGGACATCTCCCAGCCCCACTGATACGCTTCGGCGTGGACGACGACCGGTTCCTCGCTCTGATCGGCCAAATCCGACCCCGGGTAGGTGACGTTCTCGTTCGCCAGCACGCCGTAGGAGGCGACGCCGACGAACAGCAGGATGATGGCCGTGGCGATGGTCCAGGTGATTTCGAGCCGCCGGTTCTCCTTGGTCGGCAGCGGGTTGTCGTTGTTCCGGAACTTCACCACCGCGTAGAGGAGGATGACCTCGACGAGGACGGTGATGGGGATGGCGATGTACAGAAGCTTGCTGTTCAGCTCGTTGATGAGTTCGGCGCTCGCCGACGCCTGCGCCGCGGCGGGGTCCGCGAACGCCGCCAGGACGAGGACCGAGAACGCGGAAACGAGCGCTAAACGCGTCTTTCGCATCTTATTGCTGGCTTAGGAACAAACGCCTAAATAGTTGCTGTCTTTTCGTCGCGCGGTCCCCTGGAACCGGAAAAGCGCGGGTCCTAAATACGCCGCACCCGAACGGACTGTAGGTGACTACTCGTGGAACCGAACCGCACGCACGACCGTTTTCACGGCCTCCTGGCGGCGACCGCCATGGGGGTCTATCTCCTGCTGCTCGTCGGCGCGACGACGGCGCTCACCGACGCCGCGGCGGCTTGCACCGCCTGGCCCGTCTGCGGTGACGGTTTCACCGCGCCGACCACCGCCGACGGGTGGCTCGCGGTCGGCCACCGCCTCGCGGCCGTCCTCGTCGGCATCTTGGGGGTCGTCACGCTCGCCGCCGGCGTCCGCGCCGACGTGAGCCGTCGCATCCTCGGCGCGATGGTCGTCGCCGGTCTCCTCTATCCCGTCCAGGCCGCCCTCGGCGCGTTCGTCGCCGTCGACGGCCCGTCGGCGACGCTGTCGACCGCCCACCTCGCGGTAGGGATGGCCATCTTCGGCGGCCTCGTCGTCGCCCTCGCGTGGACGCTGGAGACGGACACCGGCGACCCGACGGACCGCCCCGAGAGCGCGCCCGAACCGGACCTCGAACCCGAGGGCGCACACGACCCGACCGTCCCGACCGACCCCGTCGACCGCGCGAAGGCGACCGCCTACGCGTACTTCCGCCTTATGAAGCCGCGGCTAATGTGGCTGCTCTGCCTCGTCGCCTCGGCGGGCATGGCGCTGGCGGCGACGACCGGCGCGAGCCTCACGCCCGAAATCGTCCTCGCCACCCTCGGCGGCGGCGTCCTCTCCATCGGCGCCTCGGGCACGTTCAACCACGTCCTCGAACGCGACATCGACCGCCGCATGGAGCGCACCAGCGACAGACCGCTCGCCGTCGACCTCGTGCCGGTGCGCCACGCCGTCGCGTTCGGCCTCCTCCTGGCCGCCGCCTCGGTGGCGCTGTTCGCGTGGGTGAACGTCCTCGCCGCCGTCCTCGGCGTCGGTGCTATCCTCTTCTACAGCGTCGTCTACACGCTGATTCTCAAACCGAACACGGTACAGAACACCGTCATCGGCGGCGCGGCGGGCGCGCTGCCCGCCCTCATCGGCTGGGTGGCCGTCACCGGCTCAGTCGGCTTCGGCGGTCTGCTGCTCGCGGCGGTCATCTTCCTGTGGACGCCCGCGCACTTCTACAACCTCGCCTTGGCGTACAAGGACGACTACGCCCGCGGCGGCTTCCCGATGATGCCCGTCGTCCGCGGCGAGACCGAGACCAGAAAGCACACGCTGTGGTACCTCGGCGCGACGCTCATCGCCGCCGGCGCGCTGGCGGCGATGGAGGGACTCGGTCTCCTCTACGCGCTGACGAGCATCGTCTTCGGCGGCGTCTTCCTCTACTACGTCGTCCGCCTGCACTACGAACAGACCCAGTCGGCGGCGCTCAGGTCGTTCCACGCCTCGAACGCCTACCTCGGCACCCTGCTCTTGGCCGTGGTCGTCGACACGCTGGCGCTCTGACCGTGTCCGTCTCCGAATCGCTCGGTCGGGTCGTCGCCGACCGCGACGTGCTGTACGCCGGCCTCCTGGCGAACACGCTCGGCATCCTCTCGCTCGCGTACGTTCTCGTCACGGGCATCGACGTCTCGCAACCGCGCTACTCCTTCTACGGGTTGCTCTGGGTTGTCGTCGGCGTCCTCGCCGTCTGGAAGACGGCGCCCGCACCGACCGACGCCCGGACCCGCCGCCGGGCCGCCGTCATCGCCGTCGGCTACGCCGTCGTGCTCGCGTTCGCGGGCGGCGTCGTCGTCACCTCGACGATGTCTGTCGGTCCCGACTGGGCGTTCCGCGTCGCCACGCTCGCGCCCGGGTGGGGACCCGCGCCGACGATATCCACGCCGTTCGCCACCATCGTCCTCATGCCCGCCCGCGTCGTCGGCTACCTCGCGCTGTCGTACCTCGTGTACGCGACGGTCATCGACGCCGCCGGCTCGGCCGTCTCCGGAGTGTTGGGCCTGCTCTCCTGCGTCTCCTGCTCGTGGCCGATTCTCGCGTCGATACTCACCGGCGTGTTCGGGGGTGGGTCGGCGCTCGTCGCCGCGACGTTCGACCTCTCCTACGACATCTCGACGCTCGTCTTCGTCGTCACCGTCGTCCTGCTCTACTGGCGGCCGTTCGGCCCCGGCCGCGGTCGCGGCGACTGAGCGGCGGGCGGCGGGACGACGAGCGGACTACCGACGGCCGCACCCACGTTCAGGTTTAACTCCCCGGCGGGTGCACACTCCCACATGAGCGAGGTCGAAATCGAGTACTGCGTGCCGTGCGGGTTCTTGGAGCGAGCCGAAGAGATGCAGCACGCCGTCCTCGAACAGTTCGGCGAGCGAATCGACCGCGTCTCCCTGGTGACCGGCGACCACGGCGTGCTCACCGTCGCCGTCGACGGCGAACTCGTGTGGGACAAAAGCGAGGACGAGTACGACGTGGACGAGGTCACCCGCCGCGTCCGGGCGGCGCTCTGAGCGGTGAAGTCAGTCGAACACGCCGTCGTCGGCGCCGTCGTCTCGGCGGCCGCGGCGACGCTCATCTTCCCGACTCCGAGCGGCGTCACGTTCGGGGGCCTCGTCGCCTTCGGCGTCCTCCTGAGCGTCTTCGTCGACCTGGACCACTTCCTCATCGCGCGCGCGATGGTCGGCGACTGGCGGAACCTCGAACGCGCGGTGACGAACCCCCGCGTCGGACTCGTCGAACAGGAGAAAGTGTTCGCCGACTTGGACGAGGAGGGCCTCATCCAGCGCCGACTGCTCAGTCACCACCTCGTCGGCGGAACGCTCTGTCTCGTCCTCGCCCTCCTCGGCCTCGGACGCCTCGCCGTCTTCGTCGCCGTCGTCCTCTACGCGCACGTCCTCTGCGACTACCTCAGGGACATCGGCTACGCGTGAGTCGCCGGCCGTCGGCGACGTCCGCGCGCCGTCGCCGACTCGCGCTCAGTGCCAGAGCTGACCGTCTTCGTCGTAGCGCGCGTCCATGATTCGCTCCCACTGTTCATCGGAGAGGTCGACGTCCGCCGCGCCGATGTTCTCGTCCAGTTGCTCTTCGGTGCGCGCGCCGACGATGGGCACCACCGTCGCGTCGGGGTAGTCCATCAGCCAGCGGAGCGCCACCTGCGCGGGCGAGGCGTCCGCCTCGTCGGCCACCTCGCGCACGGCGTCAAGCACTTTCCACCCGCGCTCAGAGAGGTAGAACTGGTCGAACCGGTCGTCGAACGACGCGCGGGAGCCGTCGGGCGCGACGACCTGCTTCGGGTCCTCGGGGTCGGCCCGCTCGTACTTCCCTGTCAGGAAACCGCCCGCCAGCGGCGAGTACGGACACACCGCGAGCTCTTGGTCCCCGCAGACGTCGAGATACTCCTTCACGTCCTCGTAGTATCCCGCGTGGAACAGCGGCTGGGTCACCTCGAAGCGCTCGTAGTCCTCCACGTCGGACTTCCACAGCGCCTTCGTGAGCTGCCACGAGGCCATCGTCGACGCGCCGAGGTAGTTCACCTTCCCCTTCTCGACGAGGGCGTTCAGCGCCGACAGCGTCTCCTCGATGTCGGTCTCCTCGTCCCAGCGGTGGATGTAGTAGAGGTCGAGGTAGTCCGTCCCGAGTCGGTCCAGCGTCCCCTCTATCTGGTTTCGGATGTGCGTGCGCGAGAGGCCCGAGCCGTTCGGGTTCTCCTCGTCGAACGGGAAGTACACCTTCGAGGCGAGGACGTACTCGGACCGCTCGCGCTGGGAGAGCCAGTCGCCGATCCACGACTCCGAGCGGCCGTTCGGGTTCCCGTACACGTTCGCGGTGTCGATGAAGTTGCCCCCGCGGTCGGCGAATGCGTCCAGGAGGTCGTGGGCGTCGTTCTTCGACGTCTCCAACACGCCGTTCGTCTCGCGGCCGAAGCGCCACGTTCCGAAACAGAGTTCGGACACCTTCGTCCCCGTGCTGCCGAGTCGCCGGTAGTCGAGACTCATACGCGGGGCGACGGCGGGAGGGTGCAAAAGTGTGGCACTACCGGAGAATCGCCGACCGAAGAGAGAGGATTCACCGACGCTCCGCTCGCGCCGCCGAATCCGTACTCGCCGGCGGAGTACTTTTGCTCTCGGACCCATACCTGTCGCTACATGTCGGAACTCGCGGTCGTCGCTATCGGTCTCGGCGACCTCGGCCGCTTAGAGTGTCGGAGCATCGATTCGATAGACGGCGTCTCGGTCGTCGCCGGCGCGGACCCCTCCCCGGACGCGCGCGACGCCTTCCAGTACGAACTCGGACGCCACACCTACGACTCCCACGAGGCGATGCTGGACGACGTGGACGCCGACGCGGCTATCATCTCGACGCCGCACACGCTCCACTACGACCACGCGAGGGCCTGTCTGGACCGCGGCGTCCACGTCCACGTGGAGAAGCCGATGGTGACGGACCTCGGCGACGCCCGCGCGCTCGTCGAACGCGCGCGCGAGTCCGACCGCGTCCTCGCCGTCGGCTACCAGCGCCACTTCGACGACCGCTTCCGGGAGATTCGCCGACTCATCGACGACGGGCGCATCGGCACCCCGCACATGGCGACGTGTCACCTCGAACAGGACTGGGTACGGTGGAACCGCGACCGCTGGCGCGGGAACCCCGACCTCTCCGGCGGCGGCCAACTGTACGACTCGGGGAGTCACCTGCTGGACGCCCTCCTGTGGACGACGCGGAGCACCCCCTTTGAGGTGGCGGCGACGGTGGACGACCGTGGCGCCGACGTCGACGTGAACGCCGCGCTGGCGGTCACGCTGGACCGCGATGGCGACCGCCTCACCGCGAGCGTCGGCGTCTCCGGCGAGGGGCCGAGCGGACCCGCCCCGGGCGAGGCGCTCCGTATCTGGGGCACCGACGGCTCCCTCTCGTTCGACGGCGAGACCCTCCGCGTCGTCGAGGACGGGACCGAGTACGAGGCGACGCTCTCGGAACCGACGTTCGAGGAACTCACCGCGCGGAAGTTAGGGAACTTCGTCGGCGCGATACGAGGGGAGGCCGAGTTGAAGATTCCGCCGTCCGACGCCGTGAAGGTGACCGCGCTGACCGAGGCGGCCTACGAGTCCGCCGAGTCCGGCCGACGGGTCGCCATCGACGCCGAGGTCTGAGCGAGTTCGGAGAGGGGGAGAAGCAGGGAGTCAGGGCGCGACCAGTCGGTGCAGCGCGCCCGTCCGGTCATTCAGTCCGCGCGCGCCGGTCGACAGCACGAACAGGTCCTCGCCGTCCCGACCGAAGGCGGTGACGAACGACCCCGGCGCGCCGTCGCCGGTTATCGGCACCTCGGTCACCGGCCACGGCGTCGTCTCCGAAGCGGGGTCCGCCGCGAACAGGCGCCCGTTCGACCGCCAGTCGGCGAACAGATACGCGCCCGCGAGGCCGGTCCCCGAGAGCGCCCCGCCGCGGACGACGTAGCCGCCGATGACCGAGATGCCGGTCGCGCCGTCGCCCGAGTGCGGGTACTCTATCACCGGGTCGACGAGGGGGTCGCCGTCGGGCGTCGTCGTCGGGCACTCGCCCGCCCCGTAGCAGTGCGTCCCCTCCCGGACGTTCCAGCCGTAGTTGCCGCCCCGTTCGACCACGCTCACCTCCTCGTACTCGCTCTGTCCGACGTCGGCGACGTAGAGGTCCCAGTTGTTCCCGTCTCGAGTATCGAAGGAGAACCGCCACGGGTTGCGGAAGCCCCACGCGTACTGCTCGTCCAATCCGTCGCGCCCGACGAGGGGGTTGTCCGCGGGAATCCCGTACGGCCGGTCCCCGTCCCGCGAGTCCACGTCGAGGCGGAGGATGCTCCCCAGAAGATTCTCGGTCACGTCCTGTCCGTTGCCGCCGTCGACGGCGTCGTACCAGTCGGCGACGTGCCCGGTTCCCCTGTCGCCGCCGCCCCCGCCGTCGCCGGTGCCGACGTAGAGGAGGCCGTCCGGGCCGAATCCGACCGACCCGGCGTTGTGGTTCGACTGCGGTTCGGGCAGTTCCAACAGCGTCCGCTCGCGACCCCCGTCGACGGTCCGCGCGCCGGGGTCGACGGTGAACTCGCTGAGGACGAACGTGTGGCTGTAGTCCCGCGGCGTTCCCTCCCGGCGGGGCGCGCTGTACCGGACGTACAGGCGGCCGTTGTCCGCGAACTCGGGGTGCGGGGCGACGCCGAGCAGTCCCCGTTCGTCGTAGCCGCCGATGTCGACCACCTGCTCCCGAAGGTCGAGGTACGGCGCGTCGCGGCGGCCGTTCGCGGTCACCTCGTAGACGACGCCGGGTTGGTCGACGACGAACCGGCGGTCGGTGCCCGCCGGCGCGAAGAAGTCGACGGGCGAGACGAACCCCGCGGCGACGGATTCGGCGGCGACGCGAGCGTCCGCCAGGTTCGGCCCGTCGCCGCCGGTACCCGTTCCTGTGCCCGTCTCACCGCCGCCTCCGTCGCCGTCCGGCGGCGACTCGGTTCGCGTCGCGGGCGGGTCGTCGGTGCCGTTCGTCGGGGCCGAGCTACATCCGGCGACGCCCGCGAGGAGGGCCGACAGGCCGGACGCGAGCGCGCGGCGGCGGGAGAGGGGTGGCATCGTCGGACCTCGGGGAGCGCCGAGAATAAGCGTTACCGTCGTGTCGGCGCGGGGACAGGCGCGGAAGCCGCCTCGAACGCCGGCCCCGAATCCGAATCCTTACCCGCGGACCGCGCCGAACCCGACGCATGGACGAGGTACTCGTCGCCGAGAACCTTCGGAAATCCTACGGCGACAAGGAGGCCCTCTCGGACGTCTCGCTGTCGGTCGCGGCGGGCGAGGTGTTCGGACTCATCGGCCCCAACGGCGCGGGCAAGACGACGCTCGTTCGCGCCCTCACCGGAACCACCCCCGTCGACGGCGCGGTGTCCGTCCTCGGCGAGTCACCGACGGACGTCGACCGCTCCCGCGTCGGACTGCTGCCGCAGTCGTTCTCGCCGGCGTCGCGGCTCACCGCGCGCGAACTCGTCTCCTACTACGCCGGCCTGTACGACGAGGCGCGCGACCCCGAGTCCGTGCTCGCGGACGTTGGCCTGACGGGCGACGACGCGACGACGTGGTACGAGGACCTCTCGGGCGGCCAGCAGCGGCGCGCCTGCGTCGCGGCGGCGCTTGTGAACGACCCTGACGTGCTCTTCCTCGACGAACCGACCACCGGCATCGACCCGGCGGGTCGGCGGGACCTGTGGGACCTCCTCGACGGCCTCGCCGCGGGGGGGACGACGGTGTTTCTGACCAGCCACTCGATGCCCGAGGTCGAACGCCTCGCCGACCGCGTCGGCCTGTTGAACGCGGGCGAACTCGTCGCCGTCGGCTCGCCCCGCGAACTCGTCGCCGCGCACGGCGGCGACAGCCGACTCGAAGTGGAGACGGAGGCGCCGCCGGAGACGGTGGTCGAGACGTTCGGCGGGCGGTTCGACGTCGCCGCCCGCGACGGCCGCCTCGTCTTCGAAGGCCTGACCCCGCGGGACATCGGCGACGCCGTCCGCGCCCTCGACGACGCGGGCGTCGCCTACGGCACGCTGACGTGGACCCAACCCGACCTCGAAGACGTCTACCTTTCCCTGACGGGCGAGTCCTTCGAGGGACGGTCGAGCGTCGCGGACGCGGTGGCGGCGGACGGCGGGACCGCGAACGGCGACGGGAGCGGAGGTGAGCGACGGTGAGTTCGCTCGGTCGCATCCGCGCGGAGTTCACCGCCTCGTGGCACTCGTTCCTCCGGCGGCGCACGGCGGTGTTCTTCACGTTCTTCTTCCCGGTCATCATCGTGCTCATCTTCGGGGCGTTGGTGCAGACGCAACCCACCGGCGGCGGTCTGTTCGCCGAGGACCCCGCCTACTACGTGCCGGGCTACCTCGCCGTCGTCGTCCTGTTCACGCCGCTGTCGCGCGTCGGGTCGACCATCGCCCGGCACCGGGAGGGGAACCGCTTCGAGAAACTGGCGACGACGCCACTCTCTCGGTCCGAGTGGCTGCTCGGTCAGACGCTCGTGAACGTCGTCGTCATCGGACTCGCGGCGCTGGCGCTGCTCGTTCTCACCGTCGTCGTGACGGGCGTGTCGCTCCCGCTTCGACCGGCGACGCTCTCCATCGTGCTGTTCGTCGCCTTCGGCGTCACGCTGTTCTGCGGGCTGGGGGCGATTATCGGCCGCGTCGCCGACTCGCAGGACGGCGTCATCGCCGCGTCGAACGCCATCGCCCTCCCCCTCCTCTTCCTCTCGGAGACGTTCGTCACGCCCGACCTGCTTCCGACGTGGTTCCGTCCCGCGTTGAACCTCTCGCCGCTGACCTACTTCGCCCGCGGCGTCCGCGCGGTGACGACGGAAACGGGCGACCCGTGGACGAACCTCGCCGTCCTCGCCGTCCTCTCGGCGCTGTTCTTCGCGGCCGGCGCGTACGCCATCCCGCGGACGGACTGAGAGCCGCCTCCTCGTCCGCTCGCGCCTCACTCGCCGGTGAACTCCGGGTCACGCTTCTCGCGGAACGCGGCGGTGCCCTCGCGCAGGTCGTCGGTGCTGAAGAGGAGGCCGAAGCCCTGACTCTCCATCGCGAGGGCCGCGTCGAGGCTCGCGTCGGCGCCCTCGTTCATCACCTTCTTCGCGACTTCGAGCGCGAGGGGCGGGCCGGACAGCAGGTCGTCGACGAACTCGGCGACCACGTCGTCGAACTCCGCCGCCGGGACGGCGCGGTTGACGAGACCCCACTCCTCGGCGCGGTCGGCGTCGATGCGGTTCCCCCGGAAGACGAGTTCCTTCGCGCGCGTCTCGCCGAGCATCCGGAGCAGTTTCTGCGTGCCGCCGCCGCCGGGGATGAGCCCGAGGTTTATCTCGGGGGACCCGAACTCCGAACCCTCGGTGGCGACTCTGAGGTCGCAGGCGAGGGCGAGTTCGAGGCCGCCCCCGAGGCAGTAGCCCTCGATTTTCGCCAGCGTCGGCCGCGGGAACTCCTCGACCGTCTCGAACGCCGGCGTCACGTCCATCGCGTCGGTCGGCGACCGGTCGGCGAAGCCCTCGATGTCGGCGCCGGCGGAGAACGCCCGGTCGCCCGCGCCCTCGAACGTGACGCACCGGACCGCCTCGACGTCCACCGACGAGAGCAGGTCGTCTATCTCCCCTAAGAGGTCAGTCGACAGGGCGTTCATCCGCTCCGGGCGGTCCAACTCGATTTCGAGCAGTCCCTCCTCGGAGAGGTCGTAGTTCAGGAACCGGTAGTCGCCGGGACCGTCGCCGTCCGCGTCGTCGTAGTCGTAGAACCCCCCACCCGCCGTCTTTCCGGTCCGTCCCGACCCGACGAGTTCGACGAGGTGGTCGTCGGGGGCGAACCGCTCTTCGCCCGTCTCCTCCGACAGGGTTTCGAGTTTGTCGAGAATCGCGTCCAGACCGATGCCGTCCGCGCGGCGGCAGATACCCTCGGGGAAGCCGAGACCGAGGCGGACGCCGGTGTCAATCGCTTCGGGCGTCGCCACGCCGTCGCCGACGAGTCGCGCCGCCTCGTTGGCCATCCGCGCCTCGACGCGTAGGGTGTCGAAGTCGCCGGTGTCGTCCTCGGGTACGTAGTCCGCCCCGTCGCCCGACTCGTAGTCGTAGTAGCCCGCTCCCGTCTTCCGGCCGAGGTCGCCGGCTTCCACCTTCTCGGCCATCACCGGCGGAATCGGCCGCCCCGCCTCCTCGCGAACGTGGTGCCCAACGTCGATGCCGGTGAGGTCCGAGAGTTCGAACGGCCCCATCGGGTAGCCGCGCCGGTTGACCATCGCGGCGTCGGCCTCCCGAACCGTCGCCTCGCCGTCGGAGACCATCCACGCCGGTTCGCCGATGTACGGCCCGAGTACCGTGTTGACGACGAACCCCGAGACGTCCTTTCGGACGTA
Protein-coding regions in this window:
- a CDS encoding DUF7546 family protein; its protein translation is MSVSESLGRVVADRDVLYAGLLANTLGILSLAYVLVTGIDVSQPRYSFYGLLWVVVGVLAVWKTAPAPTDARTRRRAAVIAVGYAVVLAFAGGVVVTSTMSVGPDWAFRVATLAPGWGPAPTISTPFATIVLMPARVVGYLALSYLVYATVIDAAGSAVSGVLGLLSCVSCSWPILASILTGVFGGGSALVAATFDLSYDISTLVFVVTVVLLYWRPFGPGRGRGD
- a CDS encoding adenylyltransferase/cytidyltransferase family protein → MTRRVIAQGTFDILHPGHVHYLRDAAALGDELHVIVARRENVTHKRKPVLPDRQRRDMVDALGAVTEAHLGHREDIFVPIERIRPDVIVLGHDQHHDADGISEALAARGIDCEVTRASAREPAYEDELLSTGRIIDRVLEERADGSGRKRDGDRDRSRDEDA
- a CDS encoding Gfo/Idh/MocA family protein, whose translation is MSELAVVAIGLGDLGRLECRSIDSIDGVSVVAGADPSPDARDAFQYELGRHTYDSHEAMLDDVDADAAIISTPHTLHYDHARACLDRGVHVHVEKPMVTDLGDARALVERARESDRVLAVGYQRHFDDRFREIRRLIDDGRIGTPHMATCHLEQDWVRWNRDRWRGNPDLSGGGQLYDSGSHLLDALLWTTRSTPFEVAATVDDRGADVDVNAALAVTLDRDGDRLTASVGVSGEGPSGPAPGEALRIWGTDGSLSFDGETLRVVEDGTEYEATLSEPTFEELTARKLGNFVGAIRGEAELKIPPSDAVKVTALTEAAYESAESGRRVAIDAEV
- a CDS encoding Rdx family protein — its product is MSEVEIEYCVPCGFLERAEEMQHAVLEQFGERIDRVSLVTGDHGVLTVAVDGELVWDKSEDEYDVDEVTRRVRAAL
- a CDS encoding biotin--[acetyl-CoA-carboxylase] ligase; amino-acid sequence: MTDDPPVTFRESMGNTSLRVRQMADDGAPHGTMVVASELTAARGRTGNEWAAPPGGVWTSTLLRPGLPAERVGRLTFAGAVAVVDALEPLAVDARLKWPNDVVVARGSEDGRPRKLAGVLTEPVVDGVPVPGKPVDEVFGDDGVDVEYVVLGVGINANLDPADLELDRPATTLRAEVGSVDREALARRLRDSLCARCAAAESDEGFAALLDEWRDRAETLGSRVRVRRRGGPDVSGVARDVSARGGLLVETEEETVELTEGEATRLREGE
- a CDS encoding PQQ-dependent sugar dehydrogenase — encoded protein: MPPLSRRRALASGLSALLAGVAGCSSAPTNGTDDPPATRTESPPDGDGGGGETGTGTGTGGDGPNLADARVAAESVAAGFVSPVDFFAPAGTDRRFVVDQPGVVYEVTANGRRDAPYLDLREQVVDIGGYDERGLLGVAPHPEFADNGRLYVRYSAPRREGTPRDYSHTFVLSEFTVDPGARTVDGGRERTLLELPEPQSNHNAGSVGFGPDGLLYVGTGDGGGGGDRGTGHVADWYDAVDGGNGQDVTENLLGSILRLDVDSRDGDRPYGIPADNPLVGRDGLDEQYAWGFRNPWRFSFDTRDGNNWDLYVADVGQSEYEEVSVVERGGNYGWNVREGTHCYGAGECPTTTPDGDPLVDPVIEYPHSGDGATGISVIGGYVVRGGALSGTGLAGAYLFADWRSNGRLFAADPASETTPWPVTEVPITGDGAPGSFVTAFGRDGEDLFVLSTGARGLNDRTGALHRLVAP
- a CDS encoding metal-dependent hydrolase; this encodes MKSVEHAVVGAVVSAAAATLIFPTPSGVTFGGLVAFGVLLSVFVDLDHFLIARAMVGDWRNLERAVTNPRVGLVEQEKVFADLDEEGLIQRRLLSHHLVGGTLCLVLALLGLGRLAVFVAVVLYAHVLCDYLRDIGYA
- a CDS encoding ABC transporter ATP-binding protein codes for the protein MDEVLVAENLRKSYGDKEALSDVSLSVAAGEVFGLIGPNGAGKTTLVRALTGTTPVDGAVSVLGESPTDVDRSRVGLLPQSFSPASRLTARELVSYYAGLYDEARDPESVLADVGLTGDDATTWYEDLSGGQQRRACVAAALVNDPDVLFLDEPTTGIDPAGRRDLWDLLDGLAAGGTTVFLTSHSMPEVERLADRVGLLNAGELVAVGSPRELVAAHGGDSRLEVETEAPPETVVETFGGRFDVAARDGRLVFEGLTPRDIGDAVRALDDAGVAYGTLTWTQPDLEDVYLSLTGESFEGRSSVADAVAADGGTANGDGSGGERR
- a CDS encoding aldo/keto reductase is translated as MSLDYRRLGSTGTKVSELCFGTWRFGRETNGVLETSKNDAHDLLDAFADRGGNFIDTANVYGNPNGRSESWIGDWLSQRERSEYVLASKVYFPFDEENPNGSGLSRTHIRNQIEGTLDRLGTDYLDLYYIHRWDEETDIEETLSALNALVEKGKVNYLGASTMASWQLTKALWKSDVEDYERFEVTQPLFHAGYYEDVKEYLDVCGDQELAVCPYSPLAGGFLTGKYERADPEDPKQVVAPDGSRASFDDRFDQFYLSERGWKVLDAVREVADEADASPAQVALRWLMDYPDATVVPIVGARTEEQLDENIGAADVDLSDEQWERIMDARYDEDGQLWH
- the coxB gene encoding cytochrome c oxidase subunit II; the protein is MRKTRLALVSAFSVLVLAAFADPAAAQASASAELINELNSKLLYIAIPITVLVEVILLYAVVKFRNNDNPLPTKENRRLEITWTIATAIILLFVGVASYGVLANENVTYPGSDLADQSEEPVVVHAEAYQWGWEMSYPENGNFSTGTQIVVPKDRPVVIQVTSRDVIHGFHVPELALKMDAFPGQVNTIKTVPYEEGEYQGYCSEYCGVSHSQMYFTVEVVSQEEYQNWLDEQQNSSGGGGSGSIEAPASASAPALAR
- a CDS encoding heme o synthase, with translation MGVYLLLLVGATTALTDAAAACTAWPVCGDGFTAPTTADGWLAVGHRLAAVLVGILGVVTLAAGVRADVSRRILGAMVVAGLLYPVQAALGAFVAVDGPSATLSTAHLAVGMAIFGGLVVALAWTLETDTGDPTDRPESAPEPDLEPEGAHDPTVPTDPVDRAKATAYAYFRLMKPRLMWLLCLVASAGMALAATTGASLTPEIVLATLGGGVLSIGASGTFNHVLERDIDRRMERTSDRPLAVDLVPVRHAVAFGLLLAAASVALFAWVNVLAAVLGVGAILFYSVVYTLILKPNTVQNTVIGGAAGALPALIGWVAVTGSVGFGGLLLAAVIFLWTPAHFYNLALAYKDDYARGGFPMMPVVRGETETRKHTLWYLGATLIAAGALAAMEGLGLLYALTSIVFGGVFLYYVVRLHYEQTQSAALRSFHASNAYLGTLLLAVVVDTLAL